GACGAAACGATTGCACTAAAAGACATGCATGCATGAAAATTAACCATATACGTGAACCAAAAGCAATAGTAGAAATTAGTGTACCTCTTTTTCCCAGTCACATCTCATAACAATAAAAATCAGTATCAGTGTTTGAACCCCGGTTCCTCCGAATATCATACCAGCCCAAATGCCCTATCAACACAGTAACAATATAAGCTAGATATAGAGAGCCTTAGACCATCATTAACCCGGAGTTCTTAGAGTGGATTTCTTAGCGGAAGTTAAGAAGCTGTTTCTTAACTTTTAACTAAAAAACTAAGAACCGGTTCTTAAATAAAAAGAACTGATTCTTAAAGTCCTTATTTAAAAACCGGTTCTTAGCTTTTTTAGTTAAAAGTTAAAAAACAGTTTCTTAACTTCCGCTAAAAACTCCGTCTTAAAAATCTCGGGTTAATCATGCTCTTAAAGTAGCTCCGGTACCGTAGTTTGTTGGAGGAGTTCTACGAATTAAAAGAAAAGATAAGATTATAAAAAACATGAAAGAGAAAATATAAAAATTCTTAAATCACAGATTTTTGAAACCTATTAAAAAGCTAAAGAGCAAGTGTCACATTGTTAATATGTCAACATATTCTAAAAAGTAAATAGATAATTATATAATTATAATATTAATATTATTTTTTCTTTTAGAACCCATCACGCTTTTTACTGATAATGATGCTCTTAAGAGCATCACAACCATTGGGACTTCATTAAGTATCTAAAAAACAAATTATTAATATTTTATTACAATTACTTTAAGTAGTTAATTTTTATTTACCTTTTTAAATTTGAGCTAATATAAAAGTGACACATGAGTTTGTGGGGTTTTTTAAGGTCCTTGAAACACATAAGTTTAGAACCTTTTCTGACAAGTTTAGAACCTTTTCTGACACTTTTCCTAACTTTTTGCATTTTTAATTATTTTTAACTTTGGAAACTTGTGTAAAAAACCCTCAATTGGAGGTGTTCTTGCAATAATTTGCTAATTTCATATAAAAAAGGAAGATAATATGGGTTACCTTGACACCATACTTGAAAATCCAGCCCATGACAAATCCAAGTGGAAGTCCGATGAAATAATAGCATCCCAAATTTATATATGCCACGAATGATTGCCAACCCGAACCAACGGCAACACCTAATTAAAAGTCACCACACAAGTGTTGACCGGTTTATTTTGTCATAGCAAAAAGAAATTAGATTGTTTATGTTACGTACCAGAAAGAACCGGTTGGATACTGTTGAGAAGAATAGTAAAGGCTAGAAGAATAGAAAGGTCATTAACTGCTTTTATGATAGTGTCACTTGAAGAGAAGATCCACCCGATTTGATCATGAAGAAATACTATAAGCATCGAAAATACTATTCCGATGATTAACGAGTCTGTCACTGATACGATCATTGCAAATCTTGCTCCTCTTCCATTGCCTGCTCCTAACTCATTCGCCACTCTCACGCTACAAAACCATGTTAAGTATAAACTTACAAAGGAGTACTACTTATAAGCCATGAACTAGTCTAACTAGAGACATGAACATAACTAGAGTATCTATACGGTGATAGTAAATATGAGAGATTGATTACCCAGTCCCGGCAAAGAAAGCAAGTGGTATCATCATCTCCAAACCATTTATTGACATGCTACAAATGAAAATTGTAACTTATTATAACTTGATCAGAAATCCATTTATAATATGTACCAGTCTTCAAAACTATATATTTGACGTACCATATAGACAAAGAGTCGATAGCAATTTTTGCATCCTTCAGATTTCCAGTCATCATTATTAGAATCTTATAATACCAATTCTCCAAGCTATCTCTCGACAAAAAGCTACCATAAGAAGTTGTATTCGATATGTAAACCAAACTTGATAAAGTGTGGCATTTAACGAATTAATACCAAAGCATGATTCCCAATACCCATGGATTCACTTGTCAAAATTGATTAACAAATTGTTGTATTGCTCTGTTTGCTATTGTTACTTGTCACACACTCACCACTATTGAATCTGCTTAGCTTAAGAAATGACTTGTATTCTCACTGATTCACATCACTAGGACTGGTTCGACATTCACCCCCCTATACTACAACATTTGCAATAGGTGAAAAACCTATTACCATGATTCGATATTCTCGAGTCCATTCAGCCCATAGGGAGCCAGTGCTTGTCAAGAGGTTCCATATCAACTTCAGAGATAGTGTCTTATTCCAGCGAGCAATGTCTCGAATGCCAAGGCCCCCTTCATTTTTTGGCAAACATACTGTGCTCCAGGAAACTTTCGCTATACACTTCTTTGTTTCTGTACCACCCCATAGAAAATTGGAACAGAGCCCTTCAATCTTTTTTATACAGCCTTTGGGTAGTATAAAAGCAGATGTCCAGAAATTGATGGTGCCATAAATTACCGAAGATAAGATAAATTACCGGCCTCAAAGTTTTGATCGCGAGAAATATGTGAGAGAGATATCGACAAAAGCAGAGGTGATCTGTTGGATATTTTTAACCTAAAATAGGTACGTACATTGGTGTACTGTAACTAAACTTTATCTATACGAGCATATGCGATTGAAAATATATGAGAAATATATAATTTCTATCTTCTCATTAACCATGTGTGATGAGATGATACATCATGTGCTTTACTCGCCCACCACGGCCAAGCTTTATGGAATATATATGCTCCAAATATGTATTTATTTTACAACTGTATACAAATTATACAATCTTCGGTGTCTTGCCTCTGAATTTGAGATCGACCATTTGTTAACGCGCACGCTTGCTTTTTGTGCCTACAATTATGAGATAAACGACGAAACACAATTGCATGAAATAAACCATATACGTGAACGAAAGTATAAAATTGCATTACCTCTTTGTCCCAGTCACATCTCGTAACAATAAAAGTCAATATCAATGTCTGAATCGCAGTTCCTCCGAATATCATACCAGCCCAAATGCTCTATAACATAAAATCACAATATATTATATATAGAGATAAATCAGCCTTCAAATCTTGAGTTTATTAAAAAAACTGGCGTTTACCTTGACACCAAACTTGAAAATCCATCCCATGACAAATCCAAGTGGAAGACTGATGAAATAATAGCATCCCAAATTTATATATGCCAGGAATGATTGCCAACCCGAACCAATCGCAACACCTAATCAAAAGTCAAAAGTCACTTCGGTTTATTATGGAATGACAAACAAATTAATTTTGTTTTGTAGCGTACCAGAAAGAACCGGTTGGACACTGTTAAGAAGAATTGTAAAGGCCAACAGGAAAGAGAGATCAGTGACTGCTTTTATGACGGTTTCACTTGAAGAGAAGATCCAACCGATTTGATCATGAAGAAATACTACAAGAACCAAAAATATTAAACCAATAATCAACGATTCTATCACATATGATCATTGCAAATCTTGCTCTTCTTCCATTGCCTGCTCCTAATTCATTTGCCACTCTTACGCTACAAAACAAGGTTTTATCGTATAAAGTAATTATATATATATGCATGGCTAGTTATTATTATAGCAAGATAAAAAGGTTTCTAGATATATACCCTGTCCCGGCGAGGAAAGCAAGTGGAATCATCATCTCCAATCCATTTATTGACATGCTGCCCATGAACATTGTACAAATAGTTAAGAAATAGGATACGTTTCATATTTACTATATATATCTGACGTACCATATAGAATCGACGGCAATTTTTGCATCTTTCAGATTTCCAGTCATCAGTATTAAAATCTTATAGTACCAATTCTCCAAGCTGTCTCGATTAAAAAAATATACCGTACGTAAGAAGTTTTGTTCCAATTGTAAAACCAAACAAAAAAAATGCGACACAAGTAGCCTTAAAAAATAGTACCAAAGCATAATACCAGAGGAGGCAGAGAGCTTAGCAAATTTCCAAAGCCCGGTGAAGGCTTCGATGGAGAAACCAGTCCAAGTGATCAGTGGACAACCGCCGCAAGTAGCGTAAGTAAATAAGACGAAGACATTGAGACACCAAGACACGTTAACAGTTGCCATGGTCCCTATGACTCCAAGTTTAAGACCGTATACAAAAAGCCAGCACACGAATATGTGAACTACAAGTGCCCCTCCAGCCAAAATTGCAATCACCTGGTGTTAATGTTAGTCAAGAGAGATATTAACTTCCTAGTGTATATCCCGTGCGGAGTAAATCTCTTATGTACTTAATTTTTTTCAAAGGTATTAAAGACATGATTATAATAAACAAACTGAAGTTAGATAAAATACTCACACAAACTAAAATTACGTATAACTAAATAAACAGCACTACAAAATCTTTTATATTAGTTTTCATTATTCGAGATTCATGTCCATCTAAATCTTTTTAGTATGTTTTCTGAATAAAAATGACCAGAAAATTACTTATCATAAGAGTTATTTGGAAATTCTAACATACCAAATGCATAACTTATCACGTGAAGCACAGTACCTGTACAAAAAAAAAGAAGTTAAAACTGTAAAACTGAAATAACTAAATGTTGAGACTTAATACACTTGCTCGCTTGTTAAATAACTATTAATTATATGAATTCGTCTACACCACTAACCAATGTAATACATAATAAGCTGGAGATCGTGGGTGTAATATATGAGGGGGTTAAAATAATTATTTTCTTTCTTTTGACTGATTTGTTTCAACTGTTTCTTTTTTATTTTTGAAACTAACTATTTTTCTTTTTAGTAATTGTTGTTTTTGAAAAAAAAATATTATCTATGTATAAAAATATTATTGGGCAAGTGGCTTGTGTTTTTAGTATATAAGAGATATAACAAACACCATTTGAGAATCATAATATCAAGAAATATTAACATTTAAATACCAAACACTATTTAGGCCCAAAATGTTACATATTTACATATGTACCATATTCTTAAGCTGGCATTGGAGGAACCGGTTGAGAGGGAAGAAGAAGGCAAATGCGAAATGGATAGGAATAACCCAAAGGGCTACAGTACCGGAGAGCTCGGCTATGTCATCAGGCTGGCCAAAGTACTTAAGAATCGGAGTAGCAAAGAAGTACATAGGGAGTAGCAAGATGGAACATAAGAAGAGAACAATCCAAGATCGCTGCAAATACACTCCTAACATGTCATATTTTTTAGCTCCAAATGCTTGACCACACAATGTTTCCAACGCACTCGCCATTCCAAGCTGCATATAAAGCATATAGATGGTTTCTACATTTATAAGTTGAGGTTCATAAATCATAATATAAGCCAAAAATGGTTGTTATGTGTGTGTATATGAGGAGGCCGAAGTTGTAGCCGACGATGACGACGTTGCTGACGATGGAGATGGCGGCGAGTTCAAGCTCGCCGAGGTGGCCGGCAAAGGCCTGAGTGATGATAAGGATCAAGTAGGTCGTGATTCTGGTGAATATGGCTGGTCCAACGATACGCCATAGCTTCTTCGTCTCCACCACTATATCTCCGTCTTCCTCCGCTTCATCATGCTGATCCCTTAGCAG
The DNA window shown above is from Brassica oleracea var. oleracea cultivar TO1000 chromosome C3, BOL, whole genome shotgun sequence and carries:
- the LOC106329634 gene encoding protein TRANSPARENT TESTA 12-like gives rise to the protein MGGRDEEAEGVGEATIPLLRDQHDEAEEDGDIVVETKKLWRIVGPAIFTRITTYLILIITQAFAGHLGELELAAISIVSNVVIVGYNFGLLLGMASALETLCGQAFGAKKYDMLGVYLQRSWIVLFLCSILLLPMYFFATPILKYFGQPDDIAELSGTVALWVIPIHFAFAFFFPLNRFLQCQLKNMVIAILAGGALVVHIFVCWLFVYGLKLGVIGTMATVNVSWCLNVFVLFTYATCGGCPLITWTGFSIEAFTGLWKFAKLSASSGIMLCLENWYYKILIMMTGNLKDAKIAIDSLSICMSINGLEMMIPLAFFAGTGVRVANELGAGNGRGARFAMIVSVTDSLIIGIVFSMLIVFLHDQIGWIFSSSDTIIKAVNDLSILLAFTILLNSIQPVLSGVAVGSGWQSFVAYINLGCYYFIGLPLGFVMGWIFKYGVKGIWAGMIFGGTGVQTLILIFIVMRCDWEKEAQKATVHVKKWSVSNSRN